The Klebsiella aerogenes KCTC 2190 region TCGCAGACCGTCTCGCCAAACTGGATAAGTGGCAAACTCATTTAATCAACCCGCACATCATTCTCTCTAAGGAGCCGCAGGGTTTTATTGCTGACGCAACCATCAATACGCCGAACGGCCATCTGGTTGCCAGCGCGCGTCATGAAGACATGTACGCCGCCATTAACGAATTGATCAACAAGCTGGAACGGCAGCTGAATAAAGTGCAACACAAAGGGGAAGCCCGCCGCGCCGCCACATCGGTGAAAGAGGCAGGCTTTGTGGAAGAAGAAGAGTAATCCTTAACTTAAGTTGTGTCATGCCACGCGCCTTCGGGCGCGTTTTTCGTTTTTTAATTGACAGGATGAAAACAGTACAGGTACTGTAATCCACACTAACCTAAGGAATTCATCGTGAAACGACTCCCGTTCTTCTTCGCATTCTTTTTTACCTTCCCCTGACTGGGAGGCGGTTCGTCGTATAAGAAAGAATGCGAAGACGAATAACAAGGCCTCCCACGCGGGAGGCCTTTTTTATTGATAACAAGAAAGGCAACACAATTATGACCGAGGAAAACCCATTACTGGCCCTGCGCGACAAAATAAGCGCCCTGGATGAAAAACTGCTCGCGCTGCTGGCCGAACGCCGCGGCCTGGCGGTAGAAGTCGGGAAAGCGAAGCTGGAATCGCACCGTCCAGTACGCGATATCGACCGCGAACGCGACCTGCTGGAGCGTTTAATGACGCTTGGCAAAAAGCATCATCTGGACGCCCACTACATTACCCGCCTGTTCCAGCTGATTATTGAAGACTCCGTTCTTACCCAGCAGGCGCTACTGCAGCAGCATCTTAATAAGATTAACCCCCGCTCCGCGCGTATCGCCTTCCTTGGGCCTAAAGGCTCGTATTCACATCTTGCCGCGCGCCAGTACGCCGCGCGTCATTTTGAGCAATTTATCGAAAGCGGCTGCGCGAAATTCGCCGATATCTTTGAGCAGGTCGAAACCGGTCAGGCCGATTACGCCGTCGTGCCGATTGAAAACACCAGCTCCGGCGGGATCAACGATGTGTACGATCTGCTGCAGCATACCAGTCTGTCGATCGTCGGCGAACTGACGCTACCAATCGATCACTGTGTGCTCGTTTCATCCTCAACGGACGCTGATAAGATCGAGACCGTTTATAGCCATCCGCAGCCGTTCCAGCAATGCAGCCAGTATTTAAGCCGCTATCCGCACTGGAAAATCGAGTACACCGAGAGCACCTCAGCGGCGATGGAAAAAGTCGCGCAGGCAAAATCCCCCACCGTTGCCGCGCTGGGTAGCGAGGCCGGCGGCGCGCTGTACGGGCTGCAGGTGCTGGAGCACTGCCAGGCTAACCAGACGCAAAACATCACTCGTTTCCTGGTGCTGGCGCGTAAAGCGGTGAACGTATCCGATCAGGTGCCGGCGAAAACGACATTGTTAATCGCCACCGGCCAACAGGCTGGCGCGCTGGTTGAAGCGCTACTGGTGCTGCGTAACCACAACCTGATCATGAGCAAGCTGGAATCGCGCCCCATCCACGGTAACCCGTGGGAAGAGATGTTTTATCTGGATATTCAGGCCAACCTGGAATCCCTTCCCTTACGTAAGGCTTTAAAAGAGCTGGCCGAAATTACCCGTTCGATGAAAGTACTGGGCTGTTACCCGAGCGAAAACGTCGTGCCGGTCGACCCGGCTTAACGTTCAATAAATTGCCGTTTCTTCATCCCTGCCACCGCAACCGGCAGGGTGAAGATGGCGCCGGAAAGCGGATATTGCGCCACTTCGTCGGCGTCCATATTTTCCCGGGTGGTAGTGATATAGAGCGTTTTCATGTCCGCGCCGCCGAAACACACCATCGTGGGGCAACGCACCGGCACGCGATACTCTTCCAGTTGTTCTCCGTTCGGCGAAAAGCGGGCAATCCGCCAGCCGTCAAACATCGCGCTCCAGTAACAGCCTTCTTCATCAACCGCCGCACCGTCAGGGATCCCCTCTCCCGGATGGAAACGACGAAACACTTCCCGTATGCCCGGCTCGCCCT contains the following coding sequences:
- the pheL gene encoding pheA operon leader peptide PheL, which codes for MKRLPFFFAFFFTFP
- the raiA gene encoding ribosome-associated translation inhibitor RaiA yields the protein MTMNITSKQMEITPAIRQHVADRLAKLDKWQTHLINPHIILSKEPQGFIADATINTPNGHLVASARHEDMYAAINELINKLERQLNKVQHKGEARRAATSVKEAGFVEEEE
- the pheA gene encoding bifunctional chorismate mutase/prephenate dehydratase, yielding MTEENPLLALRDKISALDEKLLALLAERRGLAVEVGKAKLESHRPVRDIDRERDLLERLMTLGKKHHLDAHYITRLFQLIIEDSVLTQQALLQQHLNKINPRSARIAFLGPKGSYSHLAARQYAARHFEQFIESGCAKFADIFEQVETGQADYAVVPIENTSSGGINDVYDLLQHTSLSIVGELTLPIDHCVLVSSSTDADKIETVYSHPQPFQQCSQYLSRYPHWKIEYTESTSAAMEKVAQAKSPTVAALGSEAGGALYGLQVLEHCQANQTQNITRFLVLARKAVNVSDQVPAKTTLLIATGQQAGALVEALLVLRNHNLIMSKLESRPIHGNPWEEMFYLDIQANLESLPLRKALKELAEITRSMKVLGCYPSENVVPVDPA